From a single Oncorhynchus tshawytscha isolate Ot180627B linkage group LG33, Otsh_v2.0, whole genome shotgun sequence genomic region:
- the ovca2 gene encoding esterase OVCA2 isoform X2 — MATVTRAAPLRILCIHGYRQNSGSFREKTGALRKLLKKYVELVYMSAPHRVQQTGDAQGKENEVGPGGDEAPRGWWFSDTQARSFDAGQQCQASLGLEESVEAVRTAVKDLGPFDGVLGFSQGAALVAMLCSIQEQNLEPQFQFRFAILVAGFRSACLEHQGFYGSPAPLAIPSLHVFGQEDQVISDRMSRELLPLFQEPQVLTHPGGHFVPAASAHRQTYQEFLKRFQ, encoded by the exons ATGGCGACTGTAACTCGAGCAGCACCGCTCCGGATCCTGTGCATACACGGTTACCGACAGAACAGCGGCTCGTTTCGCGAGAAGACTGGGGCCCTACGGAAGCTCCTGAAGAAGTATGTGGAGCTGGTTTACATGAGTGCGCCTCACCGGGTACAGCAAACAGGCGACG CCCAAGGGAAGGAGAATGAAGTGGGCCCTGGAGGTGACGAGGCCCCCAGGGGATGGTGGTTCTCTGACACACAGGCTCGGAGCTTCGACGCCGGGCAGCAGTGTCAGGCGAGCCTGGGGCTTGAGGAGAGTGTGGAGGCTGTGAGGACAGCAGTGAAGGATCTGGGCCCGTTTGACGGTGTGCTGGGGTTCAGCCAGGGCGCTGCTCTAGTTGCCATGCTCTGTTCTATACAGGAGCAGAATCTAGAACCACAATTCCAGTTCCGCTTCGCTATCCTGGTGGCCGGGTTCCGGAGTGCTTGTTTGGAACACCAGGGGTTCTATGGCAGCCCTGCTCCACTCGCCATCCCGTCCCTGCACGTCTTCGGACAGGAAGACCAGGTCATTTCTGATAGGATGAGCCGGGAGCTCCTTCCCCTGTTCCAGGAGCCTCAGGTGCTGACTCATCCTGGTGGCCATTTTGTGCCAGCGGCCTCGGCACACAGACAGACTTATCAGGAGTTTCTCAAGAGGTTTCAGTAG
- the ovca2 gene encoding esterase OVCA2 isoform X1, translated as MATVTRAAPLRILCIHGYRQNSGSFREKTGALRKLLKKYVELVYMSAPHRVQQTGDAAQGKENEVGPGGDEAPRGWWFSDTQARSFDAGQQCQASLGLEESVEAVRTAVKDLGPFDGVLGFSQGAALVAMLCSIQEQNLEPQFQFRFAILVAGFRSACLEHQGFYGSPAPLAIPSLHVFGQEDQVISDRMSRELLPLFQEPQVLTHPGGHFVPAASAHRQTYQEFLKRFQ; from the exons ATGGCGACTGTAACTCGAGCAGCACCGCTCCGGATCCTGTGCATACACGGTTACCGACAGAACAGCGGCTCGTTTCGCGAGAAGACTGGGGCCCTACGGAAGCTCCTGAAGAAGTATGTGGAGCTGGTTTACATGAGTGCGCCTCACCGGGTACAGCAAACAGGCGACG CAGCCCAAGGGAAGGAGAATGAAGTGGGCCCTGGAGGTGACGAGGCCCCCAGGGGATGGTGGTTCTCTGACACACAGGCTCGGAGCTTCGACGCCGGGCAGCAGTGTCAGGCGAGCCTGGGGCTTGAGGAGAGTGTGGAGGCTGTGAGGACAGCAGTGAAGGATCTGGGCCCGTTTGACGGTGTGCTGGGGTTCAGCCAGGGCGCTGCTCTAGTTGCCATGCTCTGTTCTATACAGGAGCAGAATCTAGAACCACAATTCCAGTTCCGCTTCGCTATCCTGGTGGCCGGGTTCCGGAGTGCTTGTTTGGAACACCAGGGGTTCTATGGCAGCCCTGCTCCACTCGCCATCCCGTCCCTGCACGTCTTCGGACAGGAAGACCAGGTCATTTCTGATAGGATGAGCCGGGAGCTCCTTCCCCTGTTCCAGGAGCCTCAGGTGCTGACTCATCCTGGTGGCCATTTTGTGCCAGCGGCCTCGGCACACAGACAGACTTATCAGGAGTTTCTCAAGAGGTTTCAGTAG